A genomic window from Caldicellulosiruptor kronotskyensis 2002 includes:
- a CDS encoding DAK2 domain-containing protein — protein sequence MKFLTADVLKDMLKAANNYLKLHIDKINSLNVFPVPDGDTGTNMSATLDSSIKEINGKTFENVDKLMNAVAFGSLKGARGNSGVILSQLLRGFAKELKGKDVIDTPTFVACLKSASASAYKAVMKPTEGTMLTVARGIAEDVEKEVAEGIVSEIEDLLEVCVSSGKKWLAKTPEMLSILKEANVVDSGGMGLVIIFEGMYKFLKEGMVFEEPSQQEVYTALTFKPEDIKFTYCTEFFITGLKKNIEKEFKEYLETIGDSIIVIQDGDILKTHVHTNSPGKVIEKALKYGELINIKIDNMKYQHQEFISKRENHETELQTQAEVIIKEYGFVAVSQGEGFNEILKGLGVDFVIEGGQTMNPSAEDFVNAIKNVPAKNVFIFPNNKNVIMSAELSLQLINTNKNIVIMKTTNIPECITAMIKFDLNKSIEENIKLMQQAINSVKVVEITKAVRNTKINGFEIEEGDFIGISKKEIIACDKDMLKVALACVEKIVDSTTQILSIYYGKGVALEDIEVLVKNIQEIYPKIDIESYESGNEIYQLIIVAEM from the coding sequence ATGAAATTTTTAACTGCAGATGTGTTAAAAGATATGTTAAAAGCTGCAAATAATTATTTAAAATTGCACATAGATAAGATAAACTCATTAAACGTTTTTCCAGTACCAGATGGTGACACAGGCACCAATATGTCTGCCACTCTTGACAGCAGCATAAAAGAAATAAATGGAAAGACTTTCGAAAATGTGGACAAACTTATGAATGCAGTTGCGTTTGGCAGCTTAAAAGGTGCACGCGGTAATTCTGGTGTTATTCTTTCTCAGCTTTTACGCGGATTTGCCAAAGAGCTAAAAGGCAAAGATGTTATAGATACACCAACATTTGTTGCTTGTTTAAAATCTGCGTCTGCAAGTGCTTACAAAGCAGTGATGAAGCCTACAGAAGGCACTATGCTCACAGTTGCACGCGGGATTGCAGAGGATGTTGAAAAAGAAGTGGCAGAAGGCATTGTGAGTGAAATAGAGGATTTGCTGGAAGTGTGCGTTTCAAGCGGGAAGAAGTGGCTTGCAAAGACACCAGAGATGCTTTCTATTTTAAAAGAGGCAAATGTAGTTGACAGTGGCGGTATGGGTCTTGTAATAATTTTTGAAGGGATGTATAAATTCTTAAAAGAAGGAATGGTATTTGAAGAGCCATCACAGCAGGAAGTTTATACAGCCCTCACTTTTAAACCTGAAGATATTAAGTTTACTTACTGTACAGAGTTTTTTATTACCGGTTTGAAAAAGAATATTGAAAAAGAATTTAAGGAATATCTTGAGACAATTGGTGATTCAATTATTGTAATCCAAGATGGCGACATTCTCAAAACACACGTTCATACAAATTCACCTGGCAAGGTAATAGAAAAGGCTTTGAAATATGGTGAGCTTATAAATATAAAGATTGATAATATGAAATATCAGCACCAGGAGTTTATAAGTAAAAGAGAAAACCATGAGACAGAACTTCAAACACAAGCTGAAGTTATTATAAAGGAATATGGTTTTGTAGCTGTATCACAAGGAGAAGGATTCAATGAAATATTAAAAGGCTTGGGTGTTGATTTTGTAATTGAAGGCGGACAGACTATGAATCCAAGCGCTGAGGACTTTGTAAATGCTATAAAGAATGTACCAGCCAAAAATGTATTTATTTTCCCGAACAATAAAAACGTGATTATGTCAGCAGAGCTTTCTTTACAGCTTATTAATACAAATAAAAATATAGTGATTATGAAGACAACCAATATTCCTGAGTGCATTACTGCAATGATAAAGTTTGATTTGAACAAGAGTATTGAAGAAAATATAAAGCTCATGCAGCAAGCTATAAACTCAGTAAAGGTTGTAGAAATAACTAAGGCAGTGAGAAATACAAAAATAAACGGGTTTGAGATTGAAGAAGGCGATTTTATAGGGATTTCCAAAAAGGAAATAATTGCATGTGACAAAGATATGTTAAAAGTAGCTTTGGCTTGTGTCGAAAAGATTGTTGATTCTACAACCCAGATTTTGAGTATCTACTATGGCAAAGGTGTAGCCTTAGAAGATATAGAGGTGCTTGTTAAAAACATACAAGAAATATACCCGAAAATTGACATTGAGAGCTATGAAAGTGGAAATGAAATTTATCAATTAATTATTGTAGCTGAGATGTGA
- a CDS encoding Asp23/Gls24 family envelope stress response protein, producing MGVYFENEFGKIEITNDCIATIIGLSCMESYGVVGMASKSVADGIVTLLGRENLQKGIKVMAENGIVNVDIHIIVEYGTRIPVVAENIRERVSYAIGKYTGLKPGTINIFVDGIRL from the coding sequence ATGGGTGTTTATTTTGAAAATGAATTTGGAAAGATAGAGATTACCAATGATTGCATTGCTACAATAATAGGGCTTTCGTGTATGGAAAGCTATGGTGTTGTTGGTATGGCATCAAAAAGTGTAGCAGACGGGATAGTTACACTTCTTGGCAGGGAAAACTTGCAAAAAGGTATAAAGGTTATGGCAGAAAATGGTATTGTCAACGTTGATATTCACATAATTGTGGAGTACGGCACCAGAATTCCTGTTGTTGCTGAAAATATCAGAGAAAGAGTTTCATATGCTATTGGAAAATACACAGGTCTAAAGCCGGGAACTATAAATATCTTTGTAGATGGTATTCGTTTGTAA
- a CDS encoding ECF transporter S component — MKQVELKNLVKVSIFGALAFVVMLIEFPLGIFPEFLKLDFSDCIALIISFALGPAWGVGVEFLKNVLHLFVTKTVGIGEFANFMIGGFFVYIAGYIYAKNRTKRGAAVALIISTIAFSVWAGLLNYFVLLPLYENALKFPISEIVKIASKVNGLVTDKFTLILFSIIPFNLVKGTIISVVTFVIYKRLSKIVKR, encoded by the coding sequence ATGAAACAGGTTGAGTTAAAAAATCTTGTTAAGGTTTCAATCTTTGGTGCTTTAGCATTTGTTGTAATGCTAATAGAATTTCCTTTAGGGATATTTCCGGAGTTTTTAAAGCTTGATTTTAGTGACTGTATAGCATTGATAATTTCATTTGCTCTTGGACCTGCTTGGGGTGTGGGTGTTGAATTTTTGAAAAATGTACTTCATCTGTTTGTTACCAAAACGGTCGGAATAGGCGAATTTGCTAACTTTATGATTGGCGGCTTTTTTGTGTACATTGCAGGATACATATATGCCAAGAATAGAACTAAAAGAGGTGCTGCAGTAGCTCTTATTATTTCTACCATTGCATTTTCTGTCTGGGCCGGTTTGCTAAACTACTTTGTGCTTCTCCCTCTTTACGAAAATGCTTTGAAATTTCCAATCTCAGAGATAGTAAAAATTGCTTCAAAGGTAAATGGTCTTGTGACAGATAAGTTTACATTGATTTTATTTTCAATAATTCCATTTAATTTGGTAAAAGGTACAATAATTTCAGTGGTTACTTTTGTTATTTATAAAAGGTTGTCGAAGATTGTAAAAAGATAG
- a CDS encoding pseudouridine synthase produces the protein MRLDKFLTHCGFGSRSQVKKLIREGIVTVNGKQIVEVDFKINPEEDIVEVDGRVVKFSKQIYIMMNKPKGYVCSNEELASLTVFSLISDDLKYRDLHTVGRLDKDAEGLLIITDDGEYTHRVISPKKRIEKEYLVRLEKEVDEEKLKEFENGIILDDGYKTLPAKYTIIDSTTVKLCIYEGKYHQVKRMFEAIGNKVVDLKRLRIGGLNLDQSLKPGEYRVMKEEEAYLVFGK, from the coding sequence ATGAGGCTTGACAAGTTTCTGACTCACTGTGGTTTTGGTTCACGAAGTCAGGTTAAAAAGTTAATAAGAGAAGGAATTGTGACTGTAAATGGGAAACAAATAGTTGAAGTTGATTTTAAGATTAATCCTGAAGAAGATATAGTCGAAGTTGATGGCAGAGTTGTAAAGTTCAGTAAACAGATTTATATCATGATGAACAAACCGAAAGGTTATGTGTGCTCAAATGAAGAGCTGGCATCACTTACAGTGTTTTCACTTATTTCTGATGATTTAAAGTATCGAGATTTGCATACAGTTGGAAGACTTGACAAAGACGCAGAAGGTCTTTTGATAATTACAGATGATGGTGAATATACGCACAGAGTTATCTCACCCAAAAAAAGAATTGAAAAAGAGTATTTAGTAAGGCTTGAAAAAGAGGTGGATGAGGAAAAGCTGAAAGAGTTTGAAAATGGTATTATCTTAGATGATGGTTATAAGACACTTCCTGCAAAATATACTATTATTGATAGTACCACAGTCAAATTGTGTATATATGAAGGTAAATATCATCAAGTTAAAAGGATGTTCGAAGCAATTGGAAATAAGGTGGTGGACCTAAAACGTCTGAGAATAGGAGGTCTTAATTTAGACCAAAGTTTAAAACCGGGTGAATACAGGGTGATGAAAGAAGAAGAGGCTTATTTGGTGTTTGGTAAGTAA
- a CDS encoding RsmB/NOP family class I SAM-dependent RNA methyltransferase: MNLPEEFLSKMKEILNDEFDQFIKIYDFDSYKGFRVNTAKVSVEEFIDKIGIEFERIPWCKDGFYYTEELRLSKHPYYFAGLVYIQEPSAMFPVEALDVKEGEKVLDLCAAPGGKSIQIAARLGQNGLLVSNDVKPSRIKALVKNVENLGLTNVVILNNKPKEIAESYGAYFDKILVDAPCSGEGMFRKDPTAAKKWTSNHPEKYVNLQRSIMTEVDELLKVGGEIVYSTCTFEVEENEGIIDWFLKKHKNYEVVEIKKYEGFSDGIEINGNENLKKAVRIYPHRVRGEGHFICKLRKARESGFEWTFQPQRLEVDSEDLKIFEKFCNKYLNIDLSNFKDRVFYKKANKLYLGFDGPFDKITPIRNGLLLGEVYKGRFYPSAHLIASLKCENLKVAINFSQEDERLWRYLKGETIENKENLNGFVGICVDGFTLGWGKAEGHIIKNYFPKGWRLE; this comes from the coding sequence TTGAATTTGCCAGAAGAATTTTTGTCAAAAATGAAAGAGATTTTAAATGATGAATTTGACCAGTTTATAAAAATATATGACTTTGACAGTTATAAAGGTTTTAGGGTCAACACTGCCAAAGTTTCAGTCGAAGAGTTTATAGATAAAATAGGAATTGAATTTGAAAGAATTCCATGGTGTAAAGATGGTTTTTACTACACTGAAGAGTTAAGACTGAGCAAACACCCATACTATTTTGCTGGGCTTGTATATATTCAAGAACCATCAGCCATGTTTCCGGTTGAGGCTTTGGATGTAAAGGAAGGCGAAAAAGTTTTGGACTTGTGTGCTGCACCTGGGGGAAAGAGCATTCAGATAGCAGCAAGACTTGGTCAAAATGGATTGCTTGTATCCAATGATGTAAAACCATCAAGAATCAAGGCGCTTGTAAAGAATGTTGAAAATCTTGGGCTTACAAATGTTGTCATTCTAAACAACAAACCAAAAGAGATAGCGGAAAGCTATGGTGCATATTTTGACAAGATTTTAGTTGACGCACCTTGTTCTGGTGAGGGAATGTTTCGCAAAGACCCAACGGCAGCCAAAAAGTGGACTTCCAATCATCCTGAAAAGTATGTCAATCTGCAGAGAAGTATAATGACAGAGGTGGATGAACTTTTGAAAGTGGGTGGTGAGATAGTATATTCCACCTGTACGTTTGAAGTAGAAGAGAATGAAGGAATTATTGACTGGTTCTTAAAAAAACATAAAAACTATGAGGTTGTTGAGATAAAAAAATATGAGGGTTTTTCGGATGGAATTGAGATAAATGGCAATGAAAATTTGAAAAAAGCGGTGAGAATTTACCCGCATAGGGTCAGAGGCGAGGGACATTTTATTTGCAAGTTAAGAAAGGCGAGAGAAAGTGGATTTGAGTGGACTTTTCAGCCACAAAGATTAGAGGTGGACAGTGAGGATTTAAAAATTTTCGAAAAGTTTTGTAATAAATACTTGAACATAGACTTAAGTAACTTTAAAGATAGGGTGTTTTATAAAAAAGCAAACAAACTGTATTTGGGTTTTGACGGACCTTTTGATAAAATAACACCGATTCGAAATGGTCTTTTGCTTGGAGAAGTTTACAAAGGAAGATTTTATCCTTCTGCTCATTTGATTGCGAGTTTAAAGTGCGAAAATCTCAAGGTTGCTATTAACTTTTCTCAAGAAGATGAAAGGCTGTGGAGGTATTTAAAAGGCGAGACGATAGAGAACAAAGAAAATCTAAATGGATTTGTAGGGATATGTGTAGATGGCTTTACTCTTGGATGGGGTAAAGCAGAGGGACATATAATAAAAAATTATTTCCCAAAAGGATGGAGATTAGAATAA
- a CDS encoding class I SAM-dependent rRNA methyltransferase, whose product MAKVFLAKGKGLRVESGHPWVFRHEVQKIDGKFEDGDIVDVLNFKGKFVGKGFINSKSQILVRLFTRKNEEINIDFFRKRVQDAWEYRKSIGYTQNCRLIFAEADFLPGLIVDKFGDVLVMQTLSKGVDKFKDKLVEILVEVVNPKAIYERNDARVREIEGLDLRKGFLYGSSPVEVEIEENGIKMIVDIENGQKTGYFLDQKENRVAIRNFVKDKVILDCFCHTGGFTINAAKFGASKVIGVDISDTAIEQAVKNAKLNEVESKCEFVVANVFDYLNELDDKKEKYDMIILDPPAFAKSIHTLENAKRGYKEINLRAMKILKKGGILVTCSCSHYMKPDIFFEVIKDAAIDAKKTLRLIEYRTQAKDHPYLVSYEESLYLKCFIFQVL is encoded by the coding sequence ATGGCAAAAGTATTTTTGGCAAAAGGGAAAGGACTGAGAGTAGAGAGCGGTCATCCATGGGTTTTCAGGCATGAAGTACAGAAGATAGATGGGAAGTTCGAGGATGGGGATATTGTTGATGTGTTAAATTTTAAAGGGAAGTTTGTGGGAAAGGGATTTATAAATTCCAAGTCTCAAATACTTGTAAGACTTTTTACACGCAAAAATGAGGAGATTAATATTGACTTTTTTAGAAAAAGAGTTCAAGATGCCTGGGAATACAGAAAAAGTATAGGTTATACACAAAATTGCCGGCTTATATTTGCTGAGGCTGATTTTTTACCAGGACTTATTGTTGACAAGTTTGGTGATGTTCTTGTAATGCAGACATTATCAAAAGGTGTTGACAAATTTAAAGATAAGCTGGTAGAAATATTAGTTGAGGTTGTCAATCCAAAAGCTATATATGAAAGAAATGATGCAAGGGTAAGAGAGATTGAAGGACTTGATTTGAGAAAGGGGTTTTTATATGGCAGCTCACCTGTGGAAGTTGAGATAGAGGAAAATGGTATTAAGATGATAGTGGATATAGAAAATGGACAAAAGACAGGATATTTTTTGGACCAAAAAGAGAACAGGGTTGCAATAAGAAACTTTGTAAAGGATAAAGTGATTTTGGACTGTTTCTGTCACACAGGAGGATTTACAATAAACGCTGCCAAGTTCGGTGCATCAAAGGTCATAGGTGTTGATATCTCAGATACAGCAATTGAACAAGCAGTAAAAAATGCTAAGTTAAATGAGGTTGAATCAAAATGTGAATTTGTGGTTGCAAATGTTTTTGATTATCTGAATGAGCTTGACGACAAGAAAGAAAAATACGATATGATAATACTTGACCCTCCTGCATTTGCAAAAAGCATACACACTTTGGAAAATGCAAAAAGAGGTTATAAAGAGATAAACTTGCGAGCTATGAAGATACTCAAAAAGGGTGGAATTCTTGTGACCTGTTCATGTTCACATTATATGAAGCCAGACATATTTTTTGAGGTTATTAAAGATGCTGCAATAGATGCAAAAAAGACATTAAGACTTATTGAGTACAGAACACAGGCGAAAGACCATCCATATCTTGTTAGCTATGAAGAGTCTCTGTACCTCAAATGTTTTATTTTTCAGGTTTTATAA
- a CDS encoding NUDIX hydrolase yields MKGLEDLFQTKFDLGRVPVASDLIVKEVTVTIEDREFFEYVKSKINVDRIGEVVFAIKDGEEVLVVRQKEYPDKVYRIPSGGIGLNEDVDEALKREVKEELALNIKDFLLIGAIKYNLLYLQEHFDFYSFVFLIEKYENDNLAKTDGEISEAIKISFGKLKNLCDILKEQRGFWGDWGKFRFYSTYLVYEYLVRKKIN; encoded by the coding sequence ATGAAAGGTTTAGAAGATCTCTTTCAAACCAAGTTTGATTTAGGAAGAGTACCAGTTGCTTCAGATTTGATTGTAAAAGAGGTTACTGTAACAATAGAAGATAGAGAATTCTTTGAATATGTTAAAAGCAAAATAAATGTTGATAGAATAGGTGAAGTGGTGTTTGCGATAAAAGATGGCGAAGAAGTGCTTGTTGTAAGACAAAAAGAGTATCCTGATAAGGTTTACAGGATACCTTCTGGTGGCATCGGTCTTAACGAGGATGTAGATGAGGCTTTGAAAAGAGAAGTAAAAGAAGAGCTTGCACTGAATATTAAAGATTTTTTGTTGATTGGAGCGATAAAGTATAATCTTCTCTATTTGCAAGAACATTTCGATTTTTATTCGTTTGTATTTTTAATTGAAAAGTATGAAAATGATAATCTTGCAAAAACTGATGGTGAAATTTCTGAAGCAATAAAAATTTCTTTTGGTAAATTAAAAAATCTTTGTGATATCTTGAAAGAACAAAGAGGTTTTTGGGGTGACTGGGGCAAGTTTAGGTTCTATTCTACTTATCTTGTATATGAGTACCTTGTACGAAAGAAAATAAACTAA
- a CDS encoding molybdenum cofactor guanylyltransferase, which translates to MKNLFILAGGKSKRLGFDKLYLKISNQSVIQLIDKSIGGLFDKKFIVVKNGYIEFEGFEVIKDKINIDAPVAGVLTSLMVTRTNKNFIIACDMPFVKKELVEYMLSFDGYDAVVPYYNGYFEPLFCVYTKTFLEKALDFINKDIFSLSAILQNSNVKKIELDEILRFDSFLESFRNINTQSDLEEANERFRRSLSNQV; encoded by the coding sequence ATGAAAAATTTATTTATTTTGGCGGGTGGAAAGTCAAAAAGGCTTGGATTTGACAAATTATATCTTAAGATTAGTAATCAAAGTGTTATACAATTAATAGACAAGAGTATAGGTGGACTTTTTGACAAAAAGTTTATTGTGGTAAAAAACGGGTATATAGAGTTTGAAGGGTTTGAGGTGATAAAAGATAAAATTAATATAGATGCACCTGTTGCAGGTGTCTTGACAAGTTTGATGGTTACAAGAACAAATAAGAATTTTATAATAGCATGTGATATGCCGTTTGTGAAAAAAGAACTTGTAGAATATATGCTAAGTTTTGATGGTTACGATGCAGTTGTTCCTTATTATAATGGCTATTTTGAGCCTCTTTTTTGTGTATATACTAAAACATTTTTAGAAAAAGCATTGGATTTTATAAACAAGGATATATTTTCTCTTTCTGCTATCTTACAGAACTCAAATGTAAAGAAAATTGAACTTGACGAAATTTTGAGATTCGACTCTTTTTTAGAAAGTTTTAGAAATATAAATACTCAATCTGATTTGGAGGAGGCAAATGAAAGGTTTAGAAGATCTCTTTCAAACCAAGTTTGA
- a CDS encoding molybdopterin-dependent oxidoreductase encodes MKKMTFCPLDCFDSCAIVVQVEDGKAVKVYGSKDHPITNGFLCPKGYRLLEKVYSKERITTPLLRVKNEFHQISWNQALDMIAEQIKEILKKYNSSAILYYSGDGYEGYLRNIERLFFDYLGGATYSEGSLCWGAGLLAQKMDFGNSLCHSPFDIFNSNWIVLWGRNAIWTNLHLFYFVHMAKKQGKKVAVIDIYPTEAFKIADIGLIINPGSDSYLAYGAIKYILENGKEDREFIEKYTIGFEKVKEIASRITYDEIEKKCGVNKKDIDNIANIYIQKPVSTFIGYGPQRYTNGVNTIRTIDYLVAISGNVGIKGGGSNFANRFTQNLASVFKDDNRAVNKRFYNRAKLGEYLKDQQNPPIEMIYISAGNPVSQCPDSDLVFRELQKRFVVVVDMFLTATAQAANIILPAASFLEKEDVFVPNMWHDYIGVSEKVIENIGESKSEVEIINQLAKRLDLDFPIKSEKEWVEYVKAHFEKALNIKFDKYFVRATKMEVPWEDKLFATKSKKFEFENEKMGVAVPTIDENKILKNQLRLVTVHSQKTLHSQEFFERRPIAIFNIEDAKRLGIGNGDKVLIYNGCGSFVVEAILKKDIKRGYIIVEEGYQNQNIETINSCIFPKTAEMDSQAAFNSNFVFVKKVAT; translated from the coding sequence ATGAAAAAAATGACATTTTGTCCACTTGACTGTTTTGACAGTTGTGCGATTGTTGTTCAGGTTGAAGATGGGAAAGCAGTAAAAGTGTACGGTAGTAAAGACCACCCTATCACTAATGGTTTTTTATGCCCGAAAGGTTATAGATTGCTTGAGAAGGTTTATTCAAAAGAAAGGATAACCACTCCTCTTTTGAGGGTCAAAAATGAATTTCACCAAATTTCCTGGAACCAAGCTCTTGACATGATTGCAGAGCAAATAAAAGAGATTTTAAAAAAGTACAACTCAAGTGCCATTTTATACTATAGTGGAGATGGGTATGAAGGATATTTAAGAAATATTGAAAGGTTATTTTTTGATTATTTAGGTGGTGCAACATACTCTGAAGGGAGTTTGTGCTGGGGAGCAGGTCTTCTTGCCCAAAAAATGGATTTTGGAAATTCGCTTTGTCATTCACCGTTTGATATTTTTAATTCTAACTGGATTGTTCTTTGGGGAAGAAATGCTATATGGACAAATCTTCATCTTTTTTATTTTGTCCATATGGCAAAAAAACAGGGTAAAAAAGTAGCAGTGATTGACATTTACCCTACCGAAGCGTTTAAGATAGCTGATATTGGGCTGATTATAAATCCTGGGTCTGATTCTTACCTTGCCTATGGAGCAATAAAATATATATTAGAAAATGGGAAGGAAGACAGAGAATTCATCGAAAAGTATACCATTGGATTTGAAAAGGTAAAGGAGATTGCAAGTAGAATAACATATGATGAGATAGAGAAAAAGTGCGGTGTGAACAAAAAAGATATAGATAACATTGCAAATATTTACATTCAAAAGCCTGTATCAACTTTTATTGGATATGGTCCGCAAAGATATACAAATGGAGTAAATACAATTAGAACAATTGACTATCTTGTTGCAATCTCAGGTAATGTGGGAATAAAGGGCGGAGGTTCAAACTTTGCTAACAGGTTCACTCAAAATTTAGCTTCAGTTTTCAAAGACGATAACAGGGCTGTGAATAAGCGTTTTTATAACAGAGCAAAACTTGGTGAATATCTAAAAGACCAGCAAAACCCGCCGATTGAGATGATTTATATATCTGCTGGAAATCCTGTTTCGCAGTGTCCTGACTCAGATTTGGTATTTAGGGAACTTCAAAAAAGATTTGTGGTTGTTGTTGATATGTTTCTGACAGCAACAGCCCAGGCAGCAAATATTATACTTCCTGCTGCAAGTTTTCTTGAGAAAGAAGATGTGTTTGTGCCGAATATGTGGCATGATTATATTGGGGTTTCTGAAAAGGTTATTGAAAACATTGGTGAGTCAAAATCAGAGGTTGAGATAATAAACCAGCTTGCCAAAAGGCTTGACTTGGATTTTCCTATAAAATCAGAAAAAGAGTGGGTAGAATATGTAAAAGCTCATTTTGAGAAAGCTTTAAATATTAAATTTGACAAATATTTTGTGCGTGCAACCAAAATGGAAGTTCCATGGGAAGATAAACTATTTGCAACAAAGAGCAAAAAATTTGAATTTGAAAATGAAAAGATGGGTGTAGCTGTGCCAACTATAGATGAAAATAAGATATTAAAAAACCAGCTCAGACTTGTGACTGTTCATTCTCAAAAAACATTGCATTCTCAGGAGTTTTTTGAAAGAAGACCAATTGCTATTTTTAATATTGAGGATGCAAAGAGACTTGGAATTGGAAATGGCGATAAAGTGCTTATTTACAATGGCTGTGGAAGTTTTGTTGTTGAAGCAATTTTGAAAAAGGATATAAAAAGAGGTTATATAATTGTTGAAGAAGGTTATCAAAACCAAAATATTGAGACAATAAACTCTTGCATTTTTCCCAAGACAGCAGAGATGGACAGTCAAGCAGCATTTAATTCAAATTTTGTATTTGTGAAAAAGGTGGCAACATGA
- the nadC gene encoding carboxylating nicotinate-nucleotide diphosphorylase, which produces MLNFLVIDKIIRDALIEDMPYGDITTDLLIPQESTSSAVLLAKESGILCGIDVAKRVFEILDSNIKFEKLKTDGDNIQKGDVLAKIQGKTRTILMGERLALNILQRMSGIATFTNMLVQKVKGYRAAVSDTRKTIPLLRMLDKYAVFVGGGKNHRYSLSDAVLIKDNHIKAVGSITEAVKRAKENVPHTMKVEVEVRNMQEFEEALAAGADIIMLDHFTVDEMKRAVEKAEGRVLIEASGNINIDNIEEIAKTGVDIISVGSITHSVKSLDISLDFVD; this is translated from the coding sequence ATGCTGAATTTTTTGGTGATTGATAAAATTATTAGAGATGCACTTATAGAAGATATGCCATATGGAGATATTACAACAGACTTATTAATTCCACAAGAGAGTACGTCGAGTGCCGTTTTATTGGCTAAAGAGAGCGGAATTTTATGTGGAATAGATGTGGCAAAGAGGGTATTTGAGATATTAGACTCAAACATAAAATTTGAAAAGTTAAAAACTGATGGAGACAATATTCAAAAAGGTGATGTTTTGGCCAAAATACAAGGGAAAACGCGGACAATCTTGATGGGTGAAAGGCTTGCTTTAAACATTCTTCAAAGGATGAGCGGTATTGCAACGTTTACAAATATGCTTGTCCAAAAGGTGAAAGGATACAGGGCAGCTGTCTCTGATACTCGAAAGACCATTCCTCTTTTGAGAATGCTTGATAAATACGCTGTTTTTGTCGGTGGTGGAAAAAATCATAGGTATTCTTTATCTGATGCAGTGCTAATTAAGGATAATCACATAAAGGCTGTTGGGAGTATAACAGAGGCTGTAAAAAGGGCAAAAGAGAATGTCCCACATACAATGAAAGTTGAAGTAGAAGTGCGTAATATGCAAGAGTTTGAAGAGGCATTGGCTGCTGGTGCAGATATAATTATGCTTGACCATTTCACAGTTGATGAGATGAAAAGGGCTGTTGAGAAAGCTGAAGGAAGAGTTTTAATAGAAGCATCGGGGAATATAAATATTGATAACATTGAAGAGATTGCAAAAACAGGTGTTGATATTATTTCTGTTGGTTCTATTACCCATTCAGTAAAAAGCCTTGATATTAGCCTTGACTTTGTAGACTAA